The Mesorhizobium sp. AR10 genome includes the window GCATGTTTTGCATGATTATGCAAGAAACAGGCACCGACAGTTGGACAAGCCAGCCGCCGGCCTCTCTTTCGCTGAAAGCACTGCGATGACCCTTGGCCTCAGCCTCGCCCCTCAACACCGGGTCTATGCCGGGTTTGGAATCTATTCGTTTGCAATGGGCAACATCTTCCCGCGGCTGCCCGACATCAAGCATGCCATGGACATCCAGGACGGCACGCTCGGGCTCAGCCTGATCGGCACGCCGATCGGCACCTTGACCGCGCTTACGCTGGCCGCGCCGATCGTGGAGCGCGTCGGCTTCCGCCGTGCGCTGCTCGGGCTGGTGCCGCTGCTGGCCGCAGCCTATGCCATAGCGGTGCACGCACCGGGGCCTGTCGCCCTGTTCCTGATGCTGTTTCCGGTTGGGCTGATGATCGGCAGCATCGAGATCGTGCTCAATGTCGAGGCAGACAGGACGGAATTCCTGCTCAAGCGCCGCATCATGAACCGGGCGCATTCGTTCTGGAGCATGGGGTTTTTCGGCGCCGGCCTGTTCGGCGCGGCTCTGGCACATCTTGGCGTGTCGCCGCAACTGCACCTAGCCATGGTCGTGCCGATGGTGGCGGTATCGATGGCACTGTTTCTCGGGGGCTACCAGCCGGCGCCGAGCCGCTTCGCCGGCAATGGCGACAAGGCGCCGAAGCTGGCGCGGCCGACACTGCCGATCCTCGTCCTCGTCGCTGTAACGCTGTCGGCAATGCTGATGGAGGGCGCCAGCATCGACTGGTCGGCGATCTACATGCGCACCGTGTTCGACTCGGGGCCTTTCATTGCCGGGTTCACGGTGGCGCTGTTTGCGTTCCCGCAAGCAACCACGCGTTTCTTCGCCGACAGCTTCGTCGAACGGCACTCGCCAAGCGGCGTAGCACGTGTGCTGTTGGCGAGCATGGCAGCGGGCGTGCTGCTCGTCTTCCTGTCGCCTGCCCCATTCCTGTCCATGCTGGGCTTTGCCCTTTTGGGCATCGGCAGCAGCGCGCTCTTTCCGCTGGCGATCTCCGCGGCCGCCCAGCGGACGGATCGTCCGGCGGCAATCAATGTCGCAGCGCTGTCGCAGATCTCCTTCGTCGCCTTCCTGCTCGGCCCGCCGCTGCTCGGCTTCGTCTCGGACCATTGGGGCATCCGTTCGGCCTTTGCCATCGGCATCCCGTTCATCGTGCTCAGCCTGCTGACCGCAGGATCGCTTGGCCGACGGCCAGCCTCGGATAGTCCTGCAAAGTCGTCGAGCGAGGCATTCGACCCGGCCCGGCAGGAAATAGCAGCACCGACCGGCGAGGCATGAACGGCTCTCCCTGAGGCGGACCGGTCGCATCAAGGCGCCAGCAACCCGAAACTCAATCCGAGGCACCAAACAAGCCTGTTGGGGGATAAGCCGCTGGCAATGGCCGCACCGATGGTTCAGAAAAGCACAGCCATCTAACCGCGGTCCTCCATGTCCTCCATCCGCCCGCTGATCCCGCTCCTCATCGCCGCCGGCATCCTGCTTGGCGGCAATGGCCTGCAGAGCACCCTGATCGCGCTGCGCGGCGCGCAGGAGGGGTTTTCGGCCTCGACCATCGGCCTGATGGGTACGTTCTATTTCGCCGGCTTCCTGCTCGGCTGCCTGGCCGTCACCCGCATCATGAAGGCCGTCGGCCATGTGCGCGCCTTCGCGGCACTCGCCGCGATCGCTTCCGCCGGAACGTTGCTGCTCGTGCTGGTCATCGATCCGGTGATGTGGTGCGCGGTGCGCTTTGCCGGCGGCTTCTGCTTTGCCGGGCTGTTCACCATCATGGAAGCCTGGCTCAACTCCGGGGTCGCCAATAAGGACCGCGCACGAGTGCTGGCCATCTACAGGATGGTCGACATCGGTTCGGTGACGGGCGCGCAGTTTCTGATCCCGATCTTCGGCGCCGGCGGTTTCGCCATCTTCGCCATCATGTCGATCATGATCACCCTGTCGCTGGTGCCGGTTTCGCTCGGCGACCGTTCCAACCCGGCGCCGCCGGAAGAGGTCAAGCTAGACCTGGCGCGCGTCTGGCGGATTTCGCCGCTCGGCTGCTTCGGCTGCATTGCCGTCGGCGTCACCAACAGCGCCTTCCGCACGCTGTCGCCTGTCTATGCCGAACAGATCGGCATGTCGGTCGCCGATGTCGTCACTTTCGTCAGCGTCGGCATCTTCGGCGGCGCCATCATCCAATACCCGCTCGGCTACCTCTCCGACCGCTGGGACCGGCGCTCCGTGCTTTTGATCACCACCTGCTGCGCGATGTTTGCCGCACTGGCGCTGGTGTTCGTGGCGGGCACCAACCCGTCCCTCAACTTCATCATCATCTTCATTTTCGGCTGCTTCGCCATGCCGCTCTATTCGCTGTCGGCGGCGCATTCCAACGACCGCGCCGACAAGGGCGAGTTCGTGCTGATCAACGCAGCCTTGATGCTGTTTTATTCCTTCGGCGCCATTGGCGGCCCGTTCGCCGCCTCGACGGCGATGCAATATTTCGGGCCAAGCGCGCTGTTCGTGTTCAGCGCCACCGTCTACGCGATCTTTGTCGTCGTCATCCTCTACCGGATGCAGGTGCGCTCCGGCGTGCCGGCAGGCAAACGCAGCCGTTTCATCGCACTTTTGCGCACATCGACGGTTTTCGCACGACTGGCGAGGCGCAGCGGCGATTCCGACAGCTCCGCGGAACCCTGATGAAGGGGCCGCGGCTTGACGAAAGCCCGCGCGGCTGAAATTGAAAGAGACCGTACCCTTGCCAAAAGCGATTTGATGCACGTCATCACCACCCAGAATGAACTCGAGACCGTTCTCGCCGCGTTCGAAAAGTCGGATTTCGTCACCGTCGACACCGAATTCATTCGCGAAACGACCTTTTGGCCGATCCTGTGCCTGATCCAGATGGCGGCGCCGGGCGTCACGGCGCTGATTGATCCGCTATCGCCCGACATCGACCTGAAGCCATTCTTCAGGCTGATGGCCAACGAGGCCGTCGTCAAAGTCTTCCATGCGGCGCGCCAGGACATCGAAATCATCGTTCATCTCGGCGACCTCGTGCCGCATCCGGTGTTCGACACCCAGGTGGCAGCGATGGTCTGCGGCTTTGGCGACAGCGTTTCCTACGACCAGCTGGTGCAGCGGATCACCGGCGCGCGGCTCGACAAATCCTCGCGTTTCACCGACTGGCGCCACCGGCCGCTGTCCGACAAGCAGCTCGACTACGCGCTTGCCGACGTCACCCATCTGATCGAGGTCTACCAGCACCTCAGCGCCGAACTGGTGCGCGAAAACCGCGCCCATTGGCTGAACGAGGAAATGGAGGTGCTGACTTCGCGCGAGACCTACGATCCGCATCCCGAAGATGCCTGGAAGCGGCTGAAGATGCGGCTGCGCAAGCCGCAAGAGTTGGCGATCGTGCAGGCGGTGGCGGCATGGCGCGAACGCGAAGCGCGCGAACGCGACGTGCCGCGCGGCCGGGTGCTGAAGGACGACGCGATCTACGAGATCGCCCAGCAGGCGCCGCGCGACGCAGCCGCCCTCGCCAAGCTGCGCACCACGCCGAAAGGCTGGGAACGCTCATCGACGGCAACGGCACTGCTTGGCGTGGTCGCAGCCGCCCTTGCCTTGCCCAGGGAAGAGATGCCGAAGCTGCCGAAGAATTTTCAGCCGCCGGAAGGCTCGAGTGCTGCCGCCGAACTGCTGAAGGTGCTGCTGCGGATCGTCGCCGAAAAGGAAGGAGTCGCCTCGAAGGTGCTCGCCTCCAGCGACGACATCGACCGCATCTCTGCCGAGGGCGAAGCTGCCGACGTGCCGGCCCTTCAGGGCTGGCGGCGCGCCGTGTTCGGCGAAGCCGCGCTGAAACTGGTGCGCGGCGAGATCGGCATCAAGTTCGACAAGCGCAAGATCGCGGTGTTCGATCTATAAGGCTCCGCCTCTTCCACCCTTGGGTGTCAAATGCTGCACCATGTCGAAATCTACGTCTCGGACTTGGACGTTACGTTCGAGTTCTGGTCAAAGATCCTCGCAAGGCTCGGATACAGAGAGACAGCATTCTGGGGGGAAGGCTTCACGCTGAGCAATGACAGGGATGCTTATCTGACATTTGTAAAAGTCAGCAAGAAGCATGAATCCCATAGATATCATCGATCCGGCGTCGGATTGAATCACCTCGCCTTCAAGGTCCCGGGCAGAACCCTGGTCGACGAGTTGAGACAGTTCTGTGTCGAGAACGGGGTTCCCCTGTTGTACGACGACAGGTACCCCTTCGCCAATGGCGATCAGAATTACTACGCGCTCTATATCGAAGACCCCGACCGGATAAAGGTTGAGTTCGTCGCAGCTGATTAGCTCTCGGAGACCCCCGCTCCGCTTTGCGGAGCGACCCTCTCCACAAGGGGGAGGGTAAGGTCCAGCTCAGACCACAGTGAGGAGATGCAGCGCGAACCAGATCCATGCCAGAAAAAGAATCACCGCGCCCACGTAGAAGGCGCGGCTGCGAAACAGCAGCTTGTTGCTGGTGAGGTGGACCCAGGCGTGCGCGTAGCGGGAAATCACAAAAATCCACATCAACACCAGCGTCAGGTAATTGACGCCGTTGGTCATATGCAGCGCAAGGCACAGCACGTAGAAAAGCACCGGCAGTTCGAACTGGTTGATGAGGTTGTTGGCGACGGTGACGCTGGACGCCGGCTCGGTCGTGCGAACCTTGTATTGACCTACCCTGGCCTCGCCTGATCTGATCGCGCCATAGCGGCGCTGGGCCATCACGCCATAGACGATGAAAACCAGCAGAACCTGCGCCAGAACAGGCCAGAAGATCGCGGTCTGGTTCATTGAGTAGCCCTGCCCTGTTAGGATTGAATCACGCCTGGCGCCGCCGCTGGCCGGCCAGGGTGAACGCCGCAATGACGATCACCGGGATCGCCAGAAGCGCGAATTTGGTGACGATCAGCGATGATGCGAAAGACAGCGAATCCGGATTGGCCGCCAGGAAATCAGACAGCAACCGCGCCACAGCTATGTTTTGCGCATAGTCGGCAACCGTGTAGGGCAGCACCAGAACCAGCGCGACCAGCGACTGCAGCTGCGATGGCATAGCACGAAAATTCTTCAGCTGCCGCCCGGTGGCCAGAATCAGGCTGATCAGGGTCAGCGACAGCAGCGCCGGAAACAGAAGGTCGAAGGTCAGATAGTGCCAGACGAGGATGATCTCGCCGCCGCGCCGGCCGAGCGCCGTAAGCCAGGCCATGCCCTCGTCCGGGGTGAAGCCGCCAAAGCGCATATCGAGCGATGGCAGCCCGCCGCTCAGGCTGCGGAAATAGAAGAATTCCATGGCTGTCATGGCGATGAAAACCACCGCGGACGCGAAACAGAGTGCTGCGGCGTGGCGTGACAGCCGCAGGATCATCGCCGTCAGGTTCCGCCAGACGCCATTCTGGTCAAATTCCGCCGGGATAATTCGGGCTTTCGCGCCATCCGCCTGGCTCAACGCCTTGTCGAGCAAGGGATTTGTGCCTTTTCCCTTATAAGTCATTGTTTTCATGTGTGCCGCAGCCCTGCCGATCGTTGCCACTCTTTACCTTTGACACGCCACAATCTACCATTGTTTGTGCTGACACAGCGCTGACACGGCCTCGAACGGGAGCAAGGACAATGGCAGAACCCCTCGGTTCCGACAAAGAGATAGCGAAATTACCGAGTCCCGGGAAGGGCCAGCGCCTTTTCTGGGACGGCGATGTGCCTGGATTCGGTGTTCGCGTTACCTCCGCCGGCGCTCGCAGTTTCATATTCAACTATCGCGTTCGCGGCACAGGTAAAGAGCGACGCTACACAATTGGGTCGGCTGGCGACTGGAAAGTCAGCGCCGCTCGGTTGGAGGCCAAGCGGCTTCGAAAGGTTGTCGACCTGGGCGGTGATCCATTGGGCGACATCGAGGCGTCACGTCGGCAGGCAGACGAGGGGAAGAAGCGCAACAAGACGGTCAGCGACCTGTGCGACGACTTTGAGGCGAACCACCTGCCCGCGCTGCGCCCAGCGAGCCGAAAGTTTTACCGCCTCGCCATGAAGAACCACATTCGACCGGCGCTCGGCAAGAAGCGGATCGAGGACGTCGAACGGAGCGATGTCGAGAAGCTTTTCAAGAAGCTGTCGGACCGCGGCTGGCGCCACCAGGCCAATCAGTGCGTCACCCTTATCTCGACGCTGTTCGCCTACGCGAAGCATCCCGATCGCCGCTGGTACGTCGGCGAGAACCCCGCCGCGGGCGTCAAGAAATTCAGCCTCGCAGGCAGGGAGCGCTACCTGAGCCCGGCCGAGACGAAACGGTTGGCCCGGGCAGTCGATGATCTCGACGACAGGCAGGCCGCCGCCATCATTCGGGTGCTGCTGCTGACCGGTGCACGCGTCGGCGAGACATGCCGGATGCGTTGGGAGCAAATCGACTTCCGCCGAGCGGTCTGGACCAAGCCGGCCAGCACCACGAAGCAGAAGAAGGATCACCGCCTCCCCATCACCGCCCCGGTTCTGGAGGTTCTGTCGACGGTCCAAAAGGAGCAGGATCCGGCCTCCGAGTGGGTGTTTCCCGGCCGGAGCAAGGAAGGCTTTCGCAATGACATCCGCGCGGCCTGGAGCGCTGCGCTGAAAGCGGCGGAGATCAAGAGCCTACGGGTGCACGACCTGCGGCACAGCTTCGCCAGCACGCTGGTCGGCGGCGGCTTTTCGCTGCCCATGATCGGGGCCGCGCTGGGCCACAGCAACGTCTCGACGACCATGAGGTATGCGCATCTCGCCGACGATCCGCTACGCGCTGCGATGACGCGAGCTGCCGATCTGATCGTGGCCTCAAGCACGAACGACGGGGCCGAGATCCTGCCGATGCCAGAGCGGCGGGCCTGAATGAACGACCTCAGCACTCGATAGGATGCGTGTCAGCACATGGTCAGCTAGTGTAACCATTTTGGTGACAGTCTAGCCGAGTGGGCTGGTGGTGTAACCGTTTTGGTTACAATCACCAATGCTGTTGAAAAACTTACCTTTGCCGATTGAACCTTAGCTGTTCCTGCTCTATATCCTATTGCATCCCTACCACGGAGATTTTGACCAAGCGGGGACCACTCCTCACGGAGCCGCAAGGTCAAGAAAACGCGCTGGCGCGAGCTGGCGTACCGAGCAATTGCGCTTGGGCGATCTCCTTGTGGCTCGTCGGCGCACCTTGAATGGAGTCTCCGATGGAAGGGAAACCTTCGCTGATTGATGAGTGGCAATATGAGGACGACTTCGCCGCCTCCAACGGGCTATCGAAGCGCCAGGTCGCACGGCTGCGAAAGAACGTCGACGGATTGCCTTACGCCGTCCTAGGCAAGCGGGTCATCGTTCACGTGCCGACCGCACGCGACTGGCTGATGAAGCGGCTGATCACCCCGAACCCCTCGCGCGATGCACGCCGATGATCGCGGCCGACCTCCACGCCGGCGGGTCTACCGGCCTCGACCACGAAAGCAGCGCCGTCATCGATGAGGCGGCACGCTGGATCGCGACAAGGCCTCATCGAATGGATCGGCCGACAGTGCCTCTTTTGCGCAGTCGGTTTGGCCTCACCTCTACTGAAGAGTGCGTGGCGTTAACCGAGGCTGCAAAATCGGGAGGCGCCAATGCGACCGACCAGAAATGATGAAGGCCGGCTCGCGACGGCAATCGCGAAACCGGCCACGGTCAAAATCGAAATCCCTAGCACAGGAGACAAAATCGACCGGTCGCACCATATTGGTTCGCTGGTCGACCAGCAAGCGGTCGACCAGGCCGCCGACTGGTATGTTGCACATCGCAACACCTGCGAGCGGCCCGTTGTGGTGGCGCTGCGCAAGCGCTTCGGGCTCACTGCGCTGGAGGCTTGCCGCACCCTGGCGAGGGCTGGCGAGGTGGCACAATGACCAACGTCATAGTGCCCCGAGAAATCATCGTCGAACGTGTAGTGCGTCCCGAAGGCTGGTTTCTCGTCATCATGGAGGACGGCGCCGGGAACGAGTTGTACAGCGGCGTGTGGGAGTGCCGGGAACTGGCCTTGGCCGATGCGGAGGACCTGAAACGGACCTACGGCCCTGCCGTCATCCGGGAGGCCACGCGATGACCGTGCTGACGGTTGAGGACGGCGACAATCGCTTTGCGCTATTGTGGCAACGATCTTTTTTCGACTCCGACTTGCCGAGGACAACCAAATTGGCCCTCGCTGGCTTGGTCACGTACATGGACCCCGATGGGAGCAATTGCTTCCCCTCGATACAGGCGCTCGCCGACCGCTGTTCACTCACCAAGGCCGGCGCGCTGCCGCACCTCCATCTGGCACGGGATCGCGGATTTCTCCTGATCATCGAGACGGAAGATCCGCGCGGCAAGGGGTGGCGCCGGCATAGCTACAAGCCGATTATCCCAGATATGGTGGTCAACGGCGTTGACTACGATGGGTCGAACGATGGGCAGATGGTGGTCAACGGCGTCGACTACGATGGGTCGATGGTGGTCAACGGCGTTGGCGGGGTGGTCAACGGCGTTGGCGGGGTGGTCAACGGCGTTGACCCTACCTATCCCATTACCTACCCCAAAAACCTTTCCCCCCTTACCCCCACGGGGGAACAGGAAGTGGGGGAGGAAAAATCTGATTGGGATTCTGGGAAGAAAGGACGACCAGCATTCAAAATGTACCCAGGGACTCCCGGCTTCGATCGGTGGTGCGGGTACTACAGGGCTTGCGGCAATGAAGATCGAGTGTCCGAAGCGGTCAGGCTCGGTTACGTCGCTGGGACCACCACATATCCTCCCACGGTCGGCGCCGGGCAGCAGAGCAATCGAGAGGCATCAGCATGAGCGTCGACGACCTCCCCCTGTTCGCTTGGCGCCCCAAGGTGAAGGTGCTGGCGTTTCCCCCAGCTCGGCGGGCAAGGCTCGTCAGGATCACGGCGGTACGGCTCCTGACCGAGGAAGATGGGGAAGCGCAGGCCGAGGCTATGAAAACAGTAGGTCGGGATCTCTCGGCCGCTGGCCTCTCGGATGCCGAGGCTTGGCCGTACCTCTGGGATTTGCACAAAGCCATTCAGGCCGAAATCGGAC containing:
- a CDS encoding MFS transporter, producing MTLGLSLAPQHRVYAGFGIYSFAMGNIFPRLPDIKHAMDIQDGTLGLSLIGTPIGTLTALTLAAPIVERVGFRRALLGLVPLLAAAYAIAVHAPGPVALFLMLFPVGLMIGSIEIVLNVEADRTEFLLKRRIMNRAHSFWSMGFFGAGLFGAALAHLGVSPQLHLAMVVPMVAVSMALFLGGYQPAPSRFAGNGDKAPKLARPTLPILVLVAVTLSAMLMEGASIDWSAIYMRTVFDSGPFIAGFTVALFAFPQATTRFFADSFVERHSPSGVARVLLASMAAGVLLVFLSPAPFLSMLGFALLGIGSSALFPLAISAAAQRTDRPAAINVAALSQISFVAFLLGPPLLGFVSDHWGIRSAFAIGIPFIVLSLLTAGSLGRRPASDSPAKSSSEAFDPARQEIAAPTGEA
- a CDS encoding MFS transporter, which gives rise to MSSIRPLIPLLIAAGILLGGNGLQSTLIALRGAQEGFSASTIGLMGTFYFAGFLLGCLAVTRIMKAVGHVRAFAALAAIASAGTLLLVLVIDPVMWCAVRFAGGFCFAGLFTIMEAWLNSGVANKDRARVLAIYRMVDIGSVTGAQFLIPIFGAGGFAIFAIMSIMITLSLVPVSLGDRSNPAPPEEVKLDLARVWRISPLGCFGCIAVGVTNSAFRTLSPVYAEQIGMSVADVVTFVSVGIFGGAIIQYPLGYLSDRWDRRSVLLITTCCAMFAALALVFVAGTNPSLNFIIIFIFGCFAMPLYSLSAAHSNDRADKGEFVLINAALMLFYSFGAIGGPFAASTAMQYFGPSALFVFSATVYAIFVVVILYRMQVRSGVPAGKRSRFIALLRTSTVFARLARRSGDSDSSAEP
- the rnd gene encoding ribonuclease D — translated: MHVITTQNELETVLAAFEKSDFVTVDTEFIRETTFWPILCLIQMAAPGVTALIDPLSPDIDLKPFFRLMANEAVVKVFHAARQDIEIIVHLGDLVPHPVFDTQVAAMVCGFGDSVSYDQLVQRITGARLDKSSRFTDWRHRPLSDKQLDYALADVTHLIEVYQHLSAELVRENRAHWLNEEMEVLTSRETYDPHPEDAWKRLKMRLRKPQELAIVQAVAAWREREARERDVPRGRVLKDDAIYEIAQQAPRDAAALAKLRTTPKGWERSSTATALLGVVAAALALPREEMPKLPKNFQPPEGSSAAAELLKVLLRIVAEKEGVASKVLASSDDIDRISAEGEAADVPALQGWRRAVFGEAALKLVRGEIGIKFDKRKIAVFDL
- a CDS encoding VOC family protein yields the protein MLHHVEIYVSDLDVTFEFWSKILARLGYRETAFWGEGFTLSNDRDAYLTFVKVSKKHESHRYHRSGVGLNHLAFKVPGRTLVDELRQFCVENGVPLLYDDRYPFANGDQNYYALYIEDPDRIKVEFVAAD
- a CDS encoding MAPEG family protein translates to MNQTAIFWPVLAQVLLVFIVYGVMAQRRYGAIRSGEARVGQYKVRTTEPASSVTVANNLINQFELPVLFYVLCLALHMTNGVNYLTLVLMWIFVISRYAHAWVHLTSNKLLFRSRAFYVGAVILFLAWIWFALHLLTVV
- a CDS encoding tyrosine-type recombinase/integrase → MAEPLGSDKEIAKLPSPGKGQRLFWDGDVPGFGVRVTSAGARSFIFNYRVRGTGKERRYTIGSAGDWKVSAARLEAKRLRKVVDLGGDPLGDIEASRRQADEGKKRNKTVSDLCDDFEANHLPALRPASRKFYRLAMKNHIRPALGKKRIEDVERSDVEKLFKKLSDRGWRHQANQCVTLISTLFAYAKHPDRRWYVGENPAAGVKKFSLAGRERYLSPAETKRLARAVDDLDDRQAAAIIRVLLLTGARVGETCRMRWEQIDFRRAVWTKPASTTKQKKDHRLPITAPVLEVLSTVQKEQDPASEWVFPGRSKEGFRNDIRAAWSAALKAAEIKSLRVHDLRHSFASTLVGGGFSLPMIGAALGHSNVSTTMRYAHLADDPLRAAMTRAADLIVASSTNDGAEILPMPERRA
- a CDS encoding DUF6074 family protein, which produces MSVDDLPLFAWRPKVKVLAFPPARRARLVRITAVRLLTEEDGEAQAEAMKTVGRDLSAAGLSDAEAWPYLWDLHKAIQAEIGRLAGWDKPHRGRR